The genomic stretch ACAAATTCCTGAGAATTAGTATCAGGGTGGGattattaataatttactttGCATAACAGCTAACAAACCATccttattttaaatacacattgtTTTTTCTAACAACTCTGCCAGTGGGTACAGCACAGGTAGTCTTTCTCTTTATAGATGATgtaactgaggctcacagaggtcaATTTAACTCTTTAGGCCTTGTAGTTAATATGTAAAACTGGAAGGTTGCAAATgaacttttagtttttttatgatTCAGACAACTGTATATTTCAAATGAGCTGATGTAATGATTAGTCTTTGAGAGCAGTGAattcttttctaaacattttggGGTTTTTAACTCCCCCTCAGTAGGTCATTCTCAAACCATAAAGCACTAGCCAGGGTTAGAGATAAGGACTAGTAACACAAAAGAGGGCTAGTATCCCTCTAGACTGGTGGTTGGGAAAACACTTATAGAGAAGGAGCCCTTCAATTACATGATTTATTTCCCCAGGGTCCAACCCAAGCATCAACAGTGAAACACCAACTATCGTTttcaggttttttggtttttttctttaaatattgttatatttaGTATCCAAGTATATGATAtatgcaaacaaaaaataaagaaaaaattcaccCACTGTCCTAGCCATATCAATGaaccaaacattttattttcctgtcttctctgccagctctcttctttaaaaaaattttttttaatgtttatttttgagaaagagacacagcacaagcggggaaggagcaagagagagagggagacacagaatcggaaacaggctccaggctctgagctgtcagcacagagcccgatgaggggctcgaactcacaaaccctgagatcatgacctgagccaaagccggacgctcaactgactgagccacccaggcgcccctctcttttttatacatatatatattttttactggtTGTACTCATAGTGTGTACATGGATTTTAAAGTATCAGAAACTCAAACTTTTGTAAAAGGAAGTCTCAATTTTAATAactgtttttagattatttcctTCATCCCAACTCGGTTGGGATGAAAATTTCACATTTGCTTATTGTTTTCCTCTTATGTATTTTTCATCAGAAGCACAAAATATATACAACCTggttttagaaagattttttttggttGCTGTTTTCAAATAACATAGAACAGGGAATGTCATttcaaaaactatatatattctACCAGGACTCCTTAAACCAAACACATGTGTGGGGATCTTTCAAAATTTCTATGTATTTGAGTGACTGAGGGATAGCTCTGTCTGAAGGTAGGAGGCTGGAGGCTGAAATGATGACTTACAAATTTTTCCCACATTTTGGACTTCTTGATTCTATGACAATTCCTGGTAGATACAGGTTTCCTGGTAAGGGTTAAGAAGCATGCACATATTACTTTATGAATCATGATAAAGTTGGAGTTTTAAAGTTGAGGACTAGAAAGGCTTTAGGTGGGTGGTAAGAAGGCTTGTTTTCCAGGTTAGTGGATATGCCGTAAGCTTTATCACCTTGTTGTGTTTCCCTGTGGTAACTGAAGTCACTGTTGCCATGATAAAGGACGGCAATTTGAATGAGATCATTTAGAATGGCTCCTGGAAATCTGACATGGTGGTCTCCTTAATGTACCAGACCTTATATGTGTGGCATTGCATATacatcttcagtttccttcaacTGAAATGACAGTGAGAAACGAATCATAATTTGAGgggttaatcttttttttttttttttggaggggtggcttaatcttaaaaaaattaatcttggtAAAAATACTAAGCAGGAATAGTTAAGAATTACTGATTGCTTATTCTAAAGATACAAAGATTAGCTGAATAGCATTTGTATTGTTGAAGCAGGTACTGGAGTTCCaaaacttttgatttaaaatttccaaaaaatgaAACTTTCTATTTGAAGTAAGCTGACACCAAAAATTCTAAATCCAGTTTAATTCAGTAGTAAAGGGTTTATTCCCAGTGATTTCTCACATTTGTAAGCCTGTTACACGTTGGTTTTACCTGTCATGAATCCTTTCTATCACTTTTATAAAACACCACCACTTTTTATAAAAAGTGAccagaagaatataaaattgtaaaattgcACGTGCCTGAGCAGAAAACTCctacttttgagatttttttcacagGCGTGCCTAAACCGACCTGTGCTCTTAGCAGGTAAATTGCCAGAGGGAGAAGCCAGTGTCAGCTCAAAGGAAAACCCTGTTGTGggatttctttttcccccttaaacCGATCACTTTTTAGGGGGCGTTTCCACTGCATTCTCTAGTCCAAAGTCCTTCCCACCAAATTACTACTTTCCCCACCAATTTGTCACCCCCCCCCTTTCCCAAAGCCCTTATTGGAAAGAACTTCCTCTCGTGGCCACCCTATTCCATACAGTTCCCAGCGCCCCCCATCTCGGAACGGCTTCCCCTCTCCAACCCAGGATCCAGGTCCCCAAGCCACTTGAGAGAAAATTCCCACCTCTCGCCCCCTTCCTTGGCGTCCCGAGGCGGCGGCGGtgtgggggagtgggtggggaggggcagggtttCCCGGGGTCCCCTGTGTCCTCCTCGCGCCCCCCCCGGAggtgtgcagggggaggggagcgcgGGTGGGTGGGACCGggccgggtgggggaggggtaagggcgaggaggaggaggaggagaaggaggaggaggaggagtgtgTGCGAGCGTGTGTGGCTGGGGGAAGCCATTGCCTGTTTAATAGTTGCTGTTGCTGCACTTCCGCTTCTCTCCCAGCGAGAGAGAGACACGAGTGGCCAGGCCCAGCCGCAGCCGCAGCAGCAGCCGCCGCGGCGGCACGGaggagccagacacaaagagAGGTACGGGGATCCCCCCCGCCTCCCGCCGCCCCCCGGCCGCGTCGCCGGGCCTCGGGGACACCCCTCGCCGCCTCCCCGGACCCGCTCCGCCCGGACCGCCGGGCACGGGGCTGAGGGGGGGCGGAGAGGGGCCGAGGAGCCCCAGGGGTCCGGGGCCCGCCCGCGGGGGATGGGTAGGGACCCCGGGCCGCGTGGGGTGCGGGGGCCGCCCgcgtcgggggtgggggggggcattgTGGCTCGAACTGTCAGCGCTGCCCTGGGAGCCCCCCACTGGCCGCtgagggggccggggggggggggggggggggggggggggccccgttttccccggggggggggggccgcgggggttaacccccccggggggggggggggctttttttttcccccccggggggggccccccccccccccccccccgcaccctcgccccacccccaccaggggTGGCAGTCGGGCGTGTGCTCGggacccccgccccagcccctcagCCCGAGCCGGGCGGCCGAGACACCGGCCTTCGGGGAGAGGCGTCGGGGCGCGGCGCCGGGGGGCCTCGGGCCTCGTCGTCCCTGCCCCCCCCGCcggcctctcccttcccccaccggGCACCCGCTCCCCGCCTCCGTCCCCCCGTTTCGGCTTCCTCTCTTACTCTTCTCCGCCCCTCCTCTCTTCCCGATCTCGCCGAACTCCACTCCTGGCCCCCGCTGTCTCGCTTTGGCCACCCGCCCTCCGCGACCCCCGAAAAGCCGACAGAAACAGCCCCGAGGCCGGCACACCGCCGGGACCTTCCCTCCTTGCCCCGCCGAGGCTCTCCgcgcccccgccctgccctcctCCGGCTGCTCGGcatctcccctcccagccccgaGGGGAGCCCCGGGGGGCGCGGGAGGGGCCGCTCGCCTTGCTCCGGACCGTTTTCCCACCGCGTCCCCCACTTGGGGCCAAAAATAAACAAGCCGCGTCCGATTTGCAAAAGCCTTAATGGGCCTGTAGACTTTGAGAAACGAGTGTTGGGCGGTGGGCAGCCGGTGCACCCCTGGCCGAAGCCCTCCTGACAGCACCCGATTTCCTTATTTATACTGACTGcatggtttgtgtgtttctgttttgtttccctccccttgCAGGGGCTGTttgcggggtggggtggggggttcgCTATGTCGGATGACGATTCGAGGGCCAGCACCAGCTCCTCCTCATCTTCGTCCTCTAACCAGCAAACcgagaaagaaacaaacacccCCAAGAAGAAGGAGAGTAAAGTCAGCATGAGCAAAAACTCCAAACTCCTCTCTACCAGCGCCAAGAGGTACCGtactccacccccatccccctaGGCTTCCTATTTTCCGAACTGCCTCTTGCTGCAATTGGTCTGTCTCCCAATGAGGGGTCGCTTGAATGCtcctcatggtttgtgtgttcttaaaaatgaaaaaagggtcttggaagttttaattattttactctattgcttctgttttttttttttttttcttttaatcgtTTTCCACGTGCAGCTGTTGTGGCTTGCCTCTCCCATTTCTGGCTGAAGTTTGTAAGAATCCTTGTTACTTTTATTAGTGACCCCCAAATCTGATTTCAGATTACTTGTCCTGTTAATCACTAGCTTGTGACCCTTGTCAAGGCTGTCATCCTACTTAATTACTAATACTTGCCCGGACGATTCTATCAAAATGAATTCTATTACCATCTTGTCTCCTCACCTGTTGCATGTATGATCTTTTTTTGAGTAGAGCTTTCTTCACAAACTGCATAAGGAATAAATAATTCCTATTAATGGAGTAAAAAATTTAATAGGTGGAGACAGATGTTTTCAGATGGAATTTAAAGAGGTTCTTCTGATTGGGAGAGTTGAGGCAATAAACGATGTAAAATGGGTATTCTAGgttatttgggggatttttttttttctcttctaaaacttCCAATTTGCCAGATTTTAGGGAGACTCATTTTTTTCCATGCTATTTCCTCTCTTATGCTATAAAAATCTTTGGTTCTTTTTCCAAGCTGAAGTCAACCAGTGACTCTTCTTTACTCTTTTCCTCTTATGTCTCTAGAAGAAGCTACTTTTTTACCTCGAGCATCCTTCAATAATATTCTCTGATCCCCATGACCCTTAAAATAATCTATAGCACATTCCTGGGAACCCGTGTGCCCTTTCATAAATCCTGCTGCTCTCAGGTGGACAGTCATTAAACTTTAAAGTGGCAAACCAGAAAGATAGTAAGGAATACAAATGGTGGGTTAAATAGGGGTATCTTTCttaaaggaatgtaaaataaaatggaatataagtCTTTAGATCTCTCCACTGAGTAGTGAGCCTGTGGAACTCAGAGTTTGAAAGTTTGTTCTTTCTCCCAGAAATCTGAAAAGTTGGTGAAGTGCTTTGGTGACCTAATCATGGGGGGGAGGGTGAAAGAGTGATTTTAGCTTAAATAGTGTAGAGGTCTAGGGTTAAATGGCAAAATTGCCTTAGCAGGATTGTTCTTATTTTCAGAGTGGTGGTTTGAGTGCAGGTCAGCTTCCCAGGAGTTCTAACTGGCCCTCATTGATGAGCCCGTGCTGGTTCTCCCAGAACCTGTCATCTACCCTGCCCACCTTAGATGGGGCTTTCCTTAATCTCCCCAACTTCCTACCCCTTTCCACCCCCATCTGCAGTAGCTGTGCTCCCTGATCCATGCTGGAGCAGCTTTTGACCTGACCTAAGGCAGGATATTTGCTTTAGGTCATTAGTATTTTTTGTGCACCAGGATATCCCTGGCACACATGAATATATTTGGGGGTAAAAGCACAGGTGTCAGATAAAAAATAGCCTCCTTTGTGTCAGCAGATTACTGAGGTGTATTTTTCATTAGACACAACTTGTCCATTTATTCTAAGTAAGTTAAGTTTTTTGGAATTGCCTGGGAAAGAGatagtaagtgttaaaaaaaaaaaaagtgaaaagctaCAAAGGGTTATTTTACCTGTAAAGTTAACATCAATTTTAGCTCCCTGGACATCTTGCTGAAGGAGTGTTAAAGCAGAGCTAAGATTAATAGTAGAGGCAAAAAATGGAGAGGAACAGTGTATCCAGGAAAAAATAAGGGGGAAATTAATGTTAGTAGGACCCTGTAGAAGCTGCTCTGTGAAATACATTGACTTGGAAGGTGAGTGTTGCCCGTGGACTTGGAAGGGGCACTATAGCAGgagatagaataaaaaagaagcctGAATTGGCAGACGTAAAGTTACTTAACTACATATTTGATGGAAAGTGGTTTCGTTTCTAGTCCACAGGTAGAGGAAATGCCCCCACTGAGAGTGGTCTGGACAAGAATTATTCTGTGGAACATATATGAGTTACTTCACAAATCTTGTGCCAGTAATTCTGGAAATGGTGCAAATGTTTGTTGCGGGGGTGAATTGGTAAAGCTGTTGGTATTATGCTTTTTAGGTATTAAAGAAGTAactattcagtaaatattttatggtaGAGTTGGTATTGACAAGGAGAAGTGAGGTCAGTAGGTATTTTTATACAAGTTGTGCTCAGGTGGAGGTTATTTTTGCCTATATACCTAGGTCTTAACATACAGTCATTTCAATAGACGCAGATAAAGAATCAGGAAACTGGAATTTCAAAGTTTTAGTCTAACATACAACGAATCAAACAGTAGGGGTGTTTGGGAAGATCTCAGAACTGAAATGCTTACTGGTAGCAAAAGAATTTAGCAGGACGCAGATAAGTAGATGTCCCTAAAGACAGTGAGCAAACAGCTTCCTAAAACTGACCAGATTTGTAGGGGACAGGAAATGTCCTCCAATAGGAAGGTTTAAAGAACTTCCCCAATCACCacccttaatttctctttacttACACTTGGAAAAAACACTACCTTCTAAAACCTATTCTCCATTGCATCTAGCCAGCTCAGAAAacctttggaaagagaaaagttatTCATTGTGATTTCTGATCGCCTTTAGaatgtgtgtttagttttttattaCTGTGCTGCCTCTGTGTGATTCTTAAGTTGTAACATAGCCCTTTAGGGTTTTACGTGATAGGAGCAAGAAAGGTTATAAAAATAGAAGGCACCATTTAGTAGATGGAAGACACTTAAAGGCCTCAAACTTTGTCGTATTAATTGATGCTCTAAGCACCTAGGTAAGCAGAAGACAAAGGCCAGGGCTTGGTGTGAACTAACTGGTGGCGTCGGCCtaggagtgggggatggggctcTTTGTGAAGTCGTGGGTTGGTGAGGAgatagaaggggggggggggcggaggggtcCCGGGTTCCGTGTCCGTGGTGggatggagaaggaagagaaggaaggggacagaCCTAAGGAAAATTAGAGGATGTCCGGGAAAAAGCAGGTCCGGAAAGGGGGAGCCGAGAGTCCGAGCGGTGTGCGGGACAGAGGCCGGGTGCACCTGTGCGGGCCGGCTGCTGGTGTCTGGCCTAGCTGGAGGGGTCGGCGGGGGTGTTAGCGCCCTAGGCTGCGCGCTCGGCGTCGGGGCTGGAGATCCCGGGACGCGGTGGAGGCGAGCCAGGGAGTCGCGGAGAGCCCCGGCGCgggctctccccacccctggcccgCAACTTCACCCGCTGGGCTGGGGTGCGCCGCCCGAGTCGTCGGGCGCGCGGGGACTAGGGGCGGGAAGCCCGGGGGGCGGCGGCCCGGGGCGGCCCAGCGGAGAGGGCGGCCTTGTGGCGCACGGCCTGCGCCGCGCCGGCACCCCGCGACGCGGGGCAGGTCAGTCAGGGCCCGAGGGGCCTCGCGGGGAGCGGCCATGTTGGCTTCGTCACTGAGAACGCGGGGCGGCCTGGCGGGGGCGCCCTGCCAGGGCGGGCCGGAGGGCgctcgaggtgcctgggtgacccgGGCAGAgaccggggagggaggggggggcggggggggggggggggggggggggagaggggcgggcgggggcgaGCCCTTCCCACCCGCGCGGCGGCTTGCGTTTGTCGGTCCAGGGGAGAAGACGTGCAGCGCAGAAGTGAATGTGTCCCGGCACATTCTAATGCAACTTAGAAAACGAGTCGGCGAGTGAGAAGCTTTACAATTATTTCCTAAATGGAAAACCCCGAGAAAAATAACTGCTTTAGTGTGCGAGGCAGGACTGGAACCGAAACATTTTAGATGATCACAAGAGACCCCGGACCGCCAGCTCACTGCGGTGggaaaaaagttttttctaaACTACGGACCTGAAGCTTTTGATGTGTACTTTCCTCCTCCCTCGGTAGAACCCAGTTATCATGGCAGGCAGTTAGAACACAACCCAGTTATCTGCCAGACCTGTGCATTACCAGTGGGAGGCTACCAACGCCTTCatgtttcttgtgtttctctctcacttcccTGACTCCAGGATTCAGAAGGAACTGGCAGACATCACTTTAGACCCTCCACCTAACTGCAGGTGAgcttcctttcacatttttttctttttaaaattcttctaatCTTTATCTtgggagttttctttttgttattaaaaatttctgcttttattttttggtgaatGCTTATTTTGGTGCTACCATCAAGTAACCGCTGAAATTGATTAACCTGAGAGTAATGTTTTGATGAGTCTCTGACAGTTTCAGGGCTATGCTGAAGAGAAGTAATGGATTTATCTGGCGTGAACgcttttacatatataaaacagaactgtaaaatgaatttaaagatGTACATTTGCCTGATGGTGGATTTTGGATATGTCATTAAGGATCATGTAAAACCTTTTTAGATACTCAGGtacattttgttttagaaaattgcTTTGTTGTCGCGATCTGTTATTCAAGCTCTCTATTAAGCTAATATAGCATAGAGTTAAATCTCACAGTGGATCCTCAAacttatttcattgtatatacaaatTTTGTGTTGGACTTTGGCAGACCAGGAAATAATTTGCGGCTTtgattaaaaaggttttttaaaaaatttgatagATTTAACTCTTTGGTAGGGGtgttttttctcaaaattgcttcagactgtatacatatgtgtgtttcAGTTTCAAGACAATTGGATACCAGCTTTTCAGAGCCCTGTTagtcacttcattttatttagaatagcCATTGTGATACTGTTGAGGCAAGGTGGAAgacttgaattttattaaatcaaCAGTGACTTGAGGAAGGACTTATTATATGTTGTAGTAGAGTCATGTATTTAAGGGGGATTAATTCAATTCTATTACTcccatagtttaaaaaattaagtatagcAATCTAATTCTCAGTTCTCAGGAGTAGTACTGGAATGGGATGTGACATTTCAGTAGTGTTCTAAACTTAAAGGTAGAAGTAGAAGAAGTTACCAACAAGAAAATATTCAGTGGCCACACACAGTTTAAAAGAAGTATGTGGAGATATCAAGTTGAAAACTAAATGGAATGTTTTGCTTATTAATGCTGAACTTTCTAATGTATGGTTAATGGAAACTTTAATATTGGCATTTTGGTTGTATATGTTCTTAATGTTGGTCAGGTGTGggatatttggtaaaattttgtCCTGTTAGTAAAGAAAGTCGTGACTCTTAAACTGTTTGTAACTGAACTACTTAATTATTCTTAACACTTTTTCTCATGGCTTTTAAGAATCTTTTCACACTGCTGAGAAAGTGGAGAAATGGGTAAGGGTTAGGGCTgtgacatctttttattttagtggaaTTATTGTTCAGATTGAAGCCTAAAGTTCCCTTTGGTTGGTTGTGTTGAATCCTTGGGCATTTCCCGTGGTAGGTGTGTGCTGTTGTGGTTACTGCTCCTGTTTGGTATCATGTCTCTTCcaagtgtgtgtgtttcttgtgAGTTCAGACGACTTTAGCTGATGAAATTACAAGGTTTTTAAAGCATGATTTCAAAACTAATAACATTTATCAAAACATAAtggatttctggggcgcctgggtggcttagtcggttaagctgagacccaggtcgtgatctcacggttcgtgggttcgagagtcgtgtcgggctctgtgctgacagcttggagcctggagactgctttggattctgtgtgtccctctctttctgttccttccctgctagtggtctgtctgtctctctctcaaaaataaagattaaaattgttaaaaaaaaaaaaaacaaacgatgGCTTTGTAAGCAATTTGAGGGTTTTAAAACATAAGATAGATATACTTTAGTTTCACACCATTTTAGCTGAGTTTCTGTGTGATTTGTGCTGCTGAACATGTAGAACTTTTATCCTTAGAAATCCATCCTAATTACCCCTTTAGGGTGAAACCTGTGAGTGTTGCGGGTACTCTGGTGAAGCACCAAACTGGATGactgttttatgaaaaaaaaattgctgaatttCATAGAAAACACCGGCAACTTTAATTTGTGAGAGAATGTATATTATGTTGACTTTTAAGAATAAAGGTGGCTTTATTTCCTGAAAAACTTTTTTAGAGTGGCTGCTTCTGTTATATGAATTAcagtttttcctttgtcttggcTTACTAGAGTTATTGACTAAATGTTACACAGTAGTCTCAATATTCAGCTACTTGAaataaatttggttttgtttttgtgttggtACCTTATGGGAttgaagtatttaatattttaatgtacattATTCGAGATGGAAAATGATAATTTAGTTTGGGGATActttttgaagttaaaaatacGTGAATTAAATGACCTTGaatgcatgtgtttatttttaatacatttttccaATAATTACTCTCAGCATGAGAGCTCAATAGCTTGGTTCTTCTGAAATTGTGGTTTCATcaactataaattatattttgagtGAGTTAAACAATTGACTTTCAATTAAtgtgtgagtgaggggcagagaagacagaggggcggaggatccgaagcaggctttgtgctgacagcagagcctgatgcggggctggaactcacaaactgtgagatcgtgatctgagccgaaatcaagaatcagatcttaaccagatgcttaactgaccgagccacccaggcgctcctcaatTGATGTTATCTTGTATATTAATCCTTTATAGGACTCCCTTTCTTCAGTCAGTATTCAGCCTGTGGTTTTAAATTTAaaccatatttattaaaatatagcaGTGGCAGAAAGTAATCTCTGCAATAATCAACTGTGTATTGAGATCAGTGGAAGAATTGCTTCCCTTGAAGGTGCACTGCTTGCATTCCAGTAATTTTTAGCACTTTACTTGGCAAACTTCAAAGTTACTGAACTTAAACTTGTGTGAAATGCAATTGCTAAATATGTTGTAATGTGTGAGCACATAAAGTTAAATCCTCAATGTTGTATATTGTGtcgagtagatttttttttttttttagaacactgCAGATTATATTCAGTGTCCAGGTGAGAAGTATtttaactgaatattttaaaatttctctatgTTGCTGTATAAATCAAATTCTTTGGTATTTCTGaactatttggttatttttatatatacagatGAAGTAATGGTCTCCGAACTCATGTATTGTGCatttggttggattttttttccctgcagtttgtctgtttgtttaggAAAAAATACTGTCTTAAGTACTGTAATGATTTCTTAAAGCATGCCCTATTTTGGATTGTAaaattatgccttttatttttttgagttttaaatgaaattatgccTTTCAGATAGCTGGTGAACTCTGGGCCACTAGACTCAGTTTTGCACCTGCTGTTCATAGCCTAGGGCTCAAGCTTTGCTGAATTGACTAGTTACAGCTATATAATCTGTAGACATTAATGTCTGTAAACAGTATGGttacatataataaatgaaattttgtcCAAGTCCTTTaaacttcagattttattttaagaaaatactggTGTTTTGAGTAAACTATTCATACAGCGActtgaaacttaaaaattcagattGTTTTAGAGCCAGTATGTTAAGATAAAATGTCTTCAAGAAGTCATTAAGCATTTCAAGCATGGTGAAGAATAAAAaagtaggtttttgttttatataactttattgcattttgatgattatttttgtgtttcttaaatatgtAAGCCCAACTAAgtagatactttttatttttgagagaactaTGTAATCAGAtacagttgattttattttttaattttttttaatgtttatttttgagagagggagagagaggggcagagagagagagagagagggagacacagaacctgaagcaggctccaggctctgggctatcagtaCAGGGCGGGGCCCAtcgaggggctcgaactctggaaaggtgagatcatgacctgagccaaagtctgatgcttaactggctgagccacttaGGGGCCCCCAGATACAGTTGATTTTGAAGTTTTACAGCTAAACCTTaccttttaaaagataattttaaagctAAAGTGAAGAGCATGTAAAAAATATAATGCAGTTGTTGGAAgaggttaacatttttttaaccttttttctcatttactaAAACGGCCAACCATCTGACTTGCCTAACTCCTAGTATTGTAAAGTTGAAATGAGATTAGAGTT from Panthera uncia isolate 11264 chromosome C2, Puncia_PCG_1.0, whole genome shotgun sequence encodes the following:
- the LOC125921658 gene encoding uncharacterized protein LOC125921658 produces the protein MAAMEIKKSKEIPKVSGGFQGPFLGFPEETAEQILPEATWSVNIVLGPSKVFIIVDVIPFILLSVPPEQRERDTSGQAQPQPQQQPPRRHGGARHKERYGDPPRLPPPPGRVAGPRGHPSPPPRTRSARTAGHGAEGGRRGAEEPQGSGARPRGMGVAVGRVLGTPAPAPQPEPGGRDTGLRGEASGRGAGGPRASSSLPPPPASPFPHRAPAPRLRPPVSASSLTLLRPSSLPDLAELHSWPPLSRFGHPPSATPEKPTETAPRPAHRRDLPSLPRRGSPRPRPALLRLLGISPPSPEGSPGGRGRGRSPCSGPFSHRVPHLGPKINKPRPICKSLNGPVDFEKRVLGGGQPVHPWPKPS